A region of Granulicella aggregans DNA encodes the following proteins:
- a CDS encoding SOS response-associated peptidase, producing MCGRYVRRSDKQKIAEHFHANPSPQDLPMPAADYNVAPTTHQPIIRQSKETGERELILARWGLVPFFTKDLKEIKGLSTINARAETIAMSRTWREPMKKRRCLIPVNAFYEWPQEGKPPKQPYAFELSSGNLFAFAGIWDAWKDGEGHWLQSYAIVTTEANELMSRIHPRMPVILHSRDYDRWLDRDETEQLPVDLLRPFESDAMEMYEANPKVNNVRNNGAELMRQAEHAAESGQLPL from the coding sequence ATGTGTGGACGATACGTGAGACGAAGTGACAAACAAAAGATCGCTGAGCATTTCCATGCAAACCCTAGCCCGCAGGATTTGCCGATGCCTGCGGCAGACTACAACGTCGCGCCTACTACTCATCAACCCATCATTCGGCAGAGCAAAGAAACCGGAGAGCGCGAGCTTATCTTGGCTCGTTGGGGCCTCGTGCCGTTCTTCACAAAAGATTTGAAAGAGATCAAGGGGCTATCGACCATCAACGCTCGGGCGGAGACAATTGCCATGTCGCGCACTTGGCGCGAGCCAATGAAGAAGCGACGCTGCCTGATTCCGGTAAACGCTTTTTATGAATGGCCGCAAGAGGGCAAGCCTCCAAAGCAGCCGTATGCCTTTGAGTTGTCGAGCGGAAATCTGTTCGCCTTCGCCGGCATTTGGGACGCATGGAAGGACGGGGAGGGCCACTGGCTCCAGTCGTATGCCATCGTGACGACGGAGGCAAACGAGCTCATGTCACGAATTCATCCGCGAATGCCGGTCATTCTCCACTCACGGGATTACGACCGCTGGCTTGATCGAGACGAGACCGAGCAGCTACCCGTCGATCTGCTGCGGCCCTTCGAGTCGGACGCCATGGAGATGTATGAGGCGAATCCGAAGGTGAACAACGTTCGAAATAACGGGGCTGAACTAATGCGTCAAGCTGAACACGCCGCAGAATCTGGCCAGTTGCCCTTGTGA